A DNA window from Castanea sativa cultivar Marrone di Chiusa Pesio chromosome 7, ASM4071231v1 contains the following coding sequences:
- the LOC142644208 gene encoding uncharacterized protein LOC142644208, whose product MVVLTQLPLKSVLRSADYTGRIAKWSTILGAFDIKYMPRTSMKGQVLADLVAEFAKPSIEDNDKELDMDEKSVGMILCKEPTTQKVYVDEAANQRGSGVGLVLVSPEGLMFKKSLRLGFSATNNEVEYEALLVGMDMVQKMGGKSVQIFSDSQLVVGQVEGTLEARDPRMQEYLTQARSMNTHVDSLATLATSSAQILPRVILVEDLFKPSGMSVDTIWVQQIRFDSKAFRRYCGDLGIMNRYFTPAYPQGNEQAEAVNKVIVSGLKKRLDDSKGMWVEEYRTFCGRIELRIKDPLERRLSL is encoded by the exons ATGGTGGTTctaactcaacttcctcttaaaTCTGTACTTCGAAGTGCTGATTATACGGGTAGGATTGCTAAGTGGAGCACCatcttgggggcttttgatattaagtatatgcctcgcacctccaTGAAGGGTCAAGTGCTTGCTGATTTGGTCGCGGAATTTGCTAAGCCTTCAATAGAAGATAATGATAAGGAGttggacatggatgaaaaatcagttggcatgatcttgTGCAAGGAGCCTACGACACAAAAGGTATATGTTGATGAAGCAgcgaatcaaagaggatctggtgtgggACTAGTTCTAGTGTCTCCGGAGGGGCTTATGTTCAAGAAGTCgttgagattgggattctcggccaccaacaatgaggtGGAATATGAGGCTTTATTGGTCGGAATGGATATGGTTcaaaaaatgggaggaaaatCAGTGCAAATATTCTCAGATTCGCAATTAGTCGTGGGTCAAGTAGAAGGGACattggaggctagagatccaagaatgcaagaatatcttACCCAAGCCAG GAGTATGAATACCCATGTTGATTCCCTTGCTACCCTTGCAACGTCCTCGGCGCAAATTCTACCTCGGGTTATCCTTGTTGAGGATTTGTTCAAACCCAGTGGAATGAGTGTTGACACCATTTGGGTTCAACAGATAAGG tttgatagtaaagcctTCAGAAGATATTGTGGTGATTTAGGCATCATGAATAGATATTTTACTCCAGCTTATCCGCAAGGGAATGAGCAAGCCGAGGCTGtaaacaaagttatagtcagtggactaAAGAAAAGGCTGGATGATTCTAAAGGGATGTGGGTAGAAGAATACCGCAcgttttgtggacgtatcgaactacgcatCAAAGATCCACTGGAGAGACGCCTTTCTCTGtga